A genomic window from Shewanella vesiculosa includes:
- the pgeF gene encoding peptidoglycan editing factor PgeF yields the protein MLKHDWPIPENVAIAITNRFGGVSVSPFDSLNLGLHVGDKPQDVLTNRAILSQQFALPAEPTWLEQVHGTNIVELQTLTADSVLTFADGSYSNQFGHVCAVMTADCLPILLCNQQGTEVAAVHAGWRGLCDGVIEQALAMFQSPAATLIAYFGPAIGPSAFEVGSEVRDAFMSKDPQASKCFIPHNTKYFGDLVGLAKLRLSAAGVHQTYNADVCTFADQHYFSYRRDQQTGRMASLIWLKS from the coding sequence ATGCTTAAGCACGATTGGCCAATACCTGAAAATGTTGCCATTGCGATAACAAATCGCTTTGGTGGTGTTAGTGTTAGCCCTTTTGATAGTTTAAATTTAGGCTTACATGTAGGCGACAAGCCTCAAGATGTATTGACTAATCGTGCGATATTAAGTCAGCAATTTGCATTACCGGCAGAGCCTACTTGGCTCGAGCAAGTTCATGGTACTAACATTGTCGAACTTCAAACATTGACGGCTGATAGTGTTTTAACCTTTGCCGATGGCAGTTACAGTAATCAGTTTGGTCATGTGTGTGCGGTAATGACGGCGGATTGTTTACCGATATTATTATGTAATCAACAGGGCACTGAAGTTGCTGCTGTTCATGCTGGTTGGCGTGGCTTATGTGATGGAGTAATCGAGCAAGCATTAGCGATGTTTCAGTCTCCAGCGGCAACATTAATCGCTTACTTTGGACCAGCAATTGGCCCTAGTGCATTTGAAGTGGGTAGTGAAGTGCGCGATGCTTTTATGAGTAAAGATCCACAGGCTTCAAAGTGCTTTATTCCTCATAACACCAAATATTTCGGAGATTTAGTCGGATTAGCTAAGTTGCGCTTATCTGCAGCTGGTGTACATCAAACCTATAATGCCGATGTTTGTACCTTTGCAGATCAACATTATTTTTCCTATCGCCGCGATCAGCAAACAGGTCGAATGGCATCATTAATTTGGCTTAAATCTTAA
- a CDS encoding outer membrane protein assembly factor BamD encodes MNKIAKGAALVLLSLAITACSSSPEDDDVASKASPEVLYSQARTSMELGNYSKAVRSLEALDSRFPFGPHKTQVQLDLIYAYYKMDDAASGLANIDRFLRLNPTHPNIDYVYYMRGLTNMQADNYLFHDLMNIDRTDRDPKYAQDAFKDFDRLIKSYPDSKYSADAQQRMQFLKNRLAKYSIQVAEYYIKMNAWSAAAVRAQSVMEKFPGTPSTERALEIMAQAYEELGQEKLQQNVKTVMKANFPNNELVSN; translated from the coding sequence ATGAATAAAATTGCCAAAGGTGCCGCCCTAGTATTACTTTCACTGGCTATAACAGCCTGTAGTAGCAGTCCTGAAGACGATGATGTTGCCAGTAAAGCATCACCTGAGGTCCTGTATTCTCAAGCAAGAACGTCAATGGAATTAGGTAATTACTCTAAAGCCGTCCGTTCACTTGAAGCATTGGACTCTCGTTTTCCATTTGGTCCGCACAAAACTCAAGTTCAATTAGACTTGATTTATGCGTATTACAAAATGGATGATGCTGCATCAGGACTTGCCAATATTGATCGCTTTTTACGCCTCAATCCAACGCATCCTAATATAGATTACGTCTATTATATGCGTGGTTTAACGAATATGCAGGCAGATAATTACTTATTTCACGATTTAATGAATATTGATCGTACCGATCGTGATCCTAAATATGCCCAAGATGCATTTAAAGATTTCGATAGATTGATTAAATCGTATCCAGACAGTAAGTATTCTGCTGATGCACAACAACGTATGCAGTTCTTAAAGAACCGTTTAGCTAAATATTCTATCCAAGTTGCTGAATATTATATTAAAATGAATGCATGGAGTGCTGCTGCTGTTCGTGCTCAATCAGTGATGGAGAAGTTTCCAGGAACGCCTTCAACCGAACGAGCATTAGAAATTATGGCTCAAGCGTATGAGGAGCTAGGTCAGGAAAAGCTTCAACAAAACGTCAAAACAGTAATGAAAGCTAACTTTCCAAATAATGAGCTTGTATCTAACTAG
- a CDS encoding DUF4124 domain-containing protein, with protein sequence MGIMRLVISLAALAFSTSLLAGTIYTWVDDAGVVHYSQQQPSNVDARKIYTEDMEPAKIGTYVPQKKSSTKVETELEKSAKIINEKDKQQAKDICENAKHSLNVLQTHSKLNQQNKDTGETVAMTEEQRQAAIAENTERVSLFCQSQ encoded by the coding sequence ATGGGAATTATGCGTTTAGTTATCAGTTTAGCCGCTTTAGCATTTAGCACATCCTTATTAGCAGGGACTATTTACACTTGGGTAGATGATGCTGGAGTTGTACATTACAGTCAGCAACAACCCTCAAATGTAGATGCTCGCAAAATTTATACTGAAGATATGGAACCCGCAAAAATTGGCACTTATGTGCCCCAAAAAAAATCTTCTACTAAGGTTGAGACTGAACTAGAGAAATCGGCAAAAATTATCAACGAAAAAGATAAGCAACAAGCCAAAGATATCTGTGAAAATGCTAAACATAGCCTCAATGTGTTACAGACTCACAGCAAGTTAAATCAACAAAATAAAGACACTGGTGAGACTGTTGCGATGACGGAAGAGCAAAGACAAGCTGCAATAGCCGAAAATACCGAGCGAGTCAGCTTATTTTGTCAGAGTCAATAA
- the dmeF gene encoding CDF family Co(II)/Ni(II) efflux transporter DmeF — MTSQSHPVKQWQHHHQFSHQNSDGERNTLYVLILTIITMLAEIIAGSIYGSMALLADGWHMGTHAAAFMITLFAYRYSRKNADNPQFSFGTGKVSVLGGFTSAIALGMVALIMLVESLVRIINPEQIYFNQAIFVAFIGLTVNIVSVFLLKDHHSHDHHHAEHEHEHEHEHEHEHEHEHEHEHEHEPVHHHDHNLRAAYFHVLADALTSVLAIVALVFGKYMGLTFLDPVMGIVGAVIITRWAWGLMKQTSPILLDNSIGLDKKSRIKHFLEHDGVIVTDLHIWKVSAEHYAAIVSLLVHSDIDAVQLKQQLESKFSQLSHITIEISQCPLASCKSISYS, encoded by the coding sequence ATGACGTCTCAATCTCATCCAGTAAAACAATGGCAACACCATCATCAATTCAGTCATCAGAACTCTGATGGTGAGCGGAATACCCTTTACGTACTTATTTTAACCATTATTACTATGTTAGCTGAGATTATTGCCGGCTCCATTTATGGTTCAATGGCATTATTGGCTGATGGTTGGCATATGGGTACACATGCTGCAGCATTTATGATTACTTTATTTGCCTATCGATATTCCCGCAAAAATGCTGATAACCCCCAGTTTTCTTTCGGTACCGGTAAAGTTAGTGTTCTGGGGGGCTTCACCAGTGCCATCGCTTTAGGTATGGTTGCATTGATAATGTTAGTTGAGTCATTAGTCAGAATTATCAATCCAGAACAAATCTATTTTAACCAAGCTATCTTTGTTGCTTTTATCGGTCTCACAGTCAATATTGTTAGTGTATTTTTATTGAAAGATCATCATAGTCATGATCATCATCACGCTGAGCATGAGCATGAGCATGAGCATGAGCATGAGCATGAGCATGAGCATGAGCATGAGCATGAGCATGAGCATGAGCCAGTACATCATCATGATCATAATTTAAGAGCTGCTTATTTCCATGTGCTTGCAGATGCCTTAACGTCTGTTTTAGCCATTGTGGCGTTAGTCTTTGGTAAATATATGGGACTGACATTCCTCGATCCTGTTATGGGTATAGTTGGCGCAGTGATTATTACACGTTGGGCATGGGGGTTAATGAAGCAAACGAGTCCAATCTTGCTTGATAATTCAATCGGGTTGGACAAGAAGTCGCGAATAAAACACTTCCTCGAGCATGATGGCGTTATTGTTACTGATCTTCATATTTGGAAGGTAAGCGCTGAACATTATGCTGCGATTGTCTCGTTACTAGTCCATAGTGACATTGATGCTGTGCAATTAAAGCAACAACTTGAAAGTAAGTTTTCACAACTTAGCCATATCACAATCGAAATTAGTCAATGTCCACTGGCATCCTGTAAAAGCATAAGCTACTCATAA
- a CDS encoding DUF2607 family protein, whose amino-acid sequence MNSVMQTRRTLAIWLAAMLVLLSVAIAVHSIAHANEDPKSHCSLCLHQHQLQHAITSTPFHFQLAQQSYISVEFQAISFKRPFSRFFNSRAPPITA is encoded by the coding sequence TTGAATAGTGTGATGCAAACAAGACGCACCCTAGCAATATGGCTTGCCGCCATGTTGGTGCTTTTGTCTGTGGCCATTGCTGTTCACAGTATTGCCCATGCCAATGAAGATCCTAAGTCTCATTGTTCGCTGTGCTTACATCAGCATCAGTTGCAACATGCGATAACCAGTACGCCCTTTCATTTTCAATTGGCTCAGCAGAGTTATATCTCGGTTGAGTTCCAAGCCATTTCCTTTAAACGACCTTTTAGTCGTTTCTTCAATAGTCGTGCTCCGCCCATAACAGCATAA
- the brnQ gene encoding branched-chain amino acid transport system II carrier protein, whose protein sequence is MQTTKMSVTDTLGLGFMTFAFFLGAGNLIFPPFAGMLAGENMSFAMFGFLITAVGMPLIGLIAVAKANGKVMALLPAFAATALAVAIYIIIGPAFAAPRTALVAFEIGARPFISHPDALMLLGGQEFNIAQLIYTLVFFSVVMFLSLFPGKLLDSVGKILTPVLIILLVGLASSVIILPGAAVNLPVGEYINNPLTKGIIEGYNTMDTLASLMFGMLIIDLLRKKGVNDAADQTKYLVRAAFIAAGGLAFVYVSLFYLGASAGDFAIGADNGGQILTNYVTYHFGSIGTLMLSTVVTLACLTTAVGLVTACSEFFNELMPSLSYKLLVVLLSVICATVANVGLTQLISISIPVLMTIYPVAIALVLVTFLTERFARPEFSHRIVLSVALFFGIFDGLQTAGMDMSFLDFMPLHAEGMAWLLPTALTAIVCLFLPKNMPQKADI, encoded by the coding sequence GTGCAAACAACTAAAATGAGTGTAACTGATACGCTAGGGTTAGGCTTTATGACCTTTGCGTTCTTTTTAGGTGCGGGTAACTTAATTTTCCCACCTTTTGCTGGCATGCTTGCTGGCGAGAATATGTCTTTTGCAATGTTTGGATTCTTAATAACTGCAGTAGGAATGCCTTTGATAGGCTTAATCGCCGTGGCGAAAGCCAACGGTAAAGTGATGGCGTTATTACCAGCCTTTGCTGCCACCGCATTAGCAGTGGCGATTTATATTATTATTGGCCCTGCATTTGCCGCCCCGCGTACCGCTTTGGTGGCGTTTGAAATTGGTGCAAGACCGTTTATTAGTCACCCTGATGCATTGATGCTGCTCGGTGGGCAAGAGTTTAATATTGCGCAGTTGATTTATACGTTAGTGTTTTTCTCTGTTGTGATGTTTTTATCTTTATTTCCAGGCAAATTACTCGATAGCGTAGGTAAAATACTTACTCCAGTATTAATTATATTATTAGTCGGTTTAGCCAGTTCAGTGATTATTCTCCCCGGTGCAGCGGTAAATTTACCCGTTGGTGAGTATATTAATAATCCATTAACAAAAGGGATAATTGAAGGCTATAACACCATGGATACCCTGGCATCATTGATGTTTGGTATGTTGATTATTGATTTGTTACGCAAAAAAGGTGTTAACGACGCTGCCGATCAAACTAAGTATTTAGTCCGTGCAGCCTTTATTGCTGCTGGTGGACTCGCGTTTGTGTATGTGTCGCTATTTTACCTAGGTGCATCTGCTGGCGATTTTGCTATTGGCGCAGACAATGGTGGTCAAATTTTAACTAATTATGTCACTTATCATTTTGGCTCAATTGGCACATTAATGTTGTCAACGGTAGTAACGCTAGCATGCTTAACAACTGCGGTTGGTTTAGTCACAGCTTGTTCTGAATTTTTTAACGAGTTAATGCCAAGCTTGTCTTATAAATTGTTGGTCGTTTTGCTCAGTGTGATTTGTGCTACCGTTGCTAACGTTGGGTTAACCCAGTTAATTAGCATTAGTATTCCAGTGCTAATGACCATTTACCCAGTCGCCATAGCCTTGGTATTAGTAACGTTTTTAACAGAGCGTTTTGCTAGACCTGAGTTTTCGCATCGTATTGTGTTAAGTGTTGCACTATTTTTTGGTATTTTTGACGGGTTACAAACCGCTGGTATGGACATGAGTTTCCTTGATTTTATGCCATTGCATGCCGAGGGAATGGCTTGGTTGCTACCCACGGCGTTAACGGCGATAGTGTGTTTGTTTTTACCTAAAAATATGCCTCAAAAAGCCGATATTTAA
- a CDS encoding substrate-binding domain-containing protein, whose translation MLHSEYSDESTLIGLTEQIPGLVIINRFIPKIADRCVWLDNVTSAQEATNYLLDRGHQDFAVITSIYQNRDPASRILGVRQALLLRDMKLPLDAIEESTANMEGGEAAVQALLARGTPFTAILAYNDLMAIGAIHALFAAGIRVPEDVSVIGFDDLSIARACRPRLTTMHYPIEEMANYATDLAIKLASNATPESRNTHLFLSNLVERDSVAALV comes from the coding sequence ATTCTCCACAGCGAATATTCGGATGAGTCGACTTTAATAGGCCTTACTGAACAAATCCCCGGGCTTGTGATCATCAACCGTTTTATCCCTAAAATTGCCGATCGCTGCGTTTGGCTCGACAATGTAACCAGTGCCCAAGAGGCGACTAACTACTTACTCGACCGCGGCCATCAAGATTTTGCGGTGATCACCAGTATTTACCAAAACCGCGATCCTGCGTCACGCATATTAGGGGTACGCCAAGCTCTGCTGTTGCGGGATATGAAGTTGCCCTTGGATGCCATTGAAGAGTCTACCGCGAATATGGAAGGTGGCGAAGCCGCTGTACAAGCCTTACTCGCAAGAGGCACACCATTCACGGCCATCTTAGCTTATAATGACTTAATGGCGATTGGCGCGATTCATGCGTTATTTGCGGCGGGAATTCGGGTGCCTGAAGATGTCTCTGTGATTGGTTTTGATGACTTATCGATTGCCCGTGCTTGCCGTCCTAGATTGACGACCATGCATTACCCGATTGAGGAAATGGCCAATTATGCTACAGATTTAGCGATTAAGTTAGCGTCAAATGCTACGCCTGAGTCCCGTAATACTCACCTTTTTTTGTCCAACTTAGTCGAGCGAGACTCAGTTGCAGCCTTAGTTTAA
- the recJ gene encoding single-stranded-DNA-specific exonuclease RecJ, with product MSHRIVRRPQVDDSHLPVSLSPLLKQLYARRGVTEDNCDLLLSKLLRPETMKGLAEAAIVIADAIAAQRSILIVGDFDADGATSTSVCMLALKMMGAQHIDYLIPNRFDYGYGLSPEIVAVAYSKNADVLITVDNGISSIEGVAAAKLLGMTVVVTDHHLPGNTLPNADVIVNPNQPGCQFASKSIAGVGVAFYLMSALRAELRQRNWYQLQHIVEPNLGSLLDIVALGTVADVVSLDTNNRILVNAGLQRVRSGRCRVGITTLLEVAKRSPEKMVAADFGFAVGPRLNAAGRLDEMALGVEILLCEDIMLARRMAAELDGLNQERRELETGMQQEALKSLSKVSLNEDHLPWGIAIFQDDWHQGVIGILASRIKDRYHRPVIAFADAGDGTIKGSARSIKGLHMRDVLERINSLYPGMITKFGGHAMAAGLSLKADVFELFTQAFDDAVREVLDYEQLTGELLSDGELPSDLMTLDMAFLLRNAGPWGQSFEEPLFDGMFNVVQQRIVGEKHLKLLLETQCGSTMLDAIAFNVDLAIWPDATIKHARVVYKLDVNEFRGNQTVQLMVDYIEPL from the coding sequence TTGTCTCATAGAATAGTCCGACGTCCTCAGGTTGATGATAGCCATTTACCCGTCTCTTTATCACCATTATTGAAACAACTTTATGCTCGCCGTGGCGTGACTGAAGACAACTGTGATTTATTACTCAGTAAGTTATTACGCCCCGAGACGATGAAAGGGCTAGCGGAAGCTGCCATTGTCATTGCCGATGCCATTGCTGCTCAGCGGTCGATACTCATAGTTGGGGATTTTGACGCTGATGGTGCTACCTCAACCAGTGTATGTATGTTGGCACTGAAAATGATGGGGGCTCAGCATATTGATTATCTCATTCCAAACCGTTTTGATTATGGCTATGGTTTAAGTCCTGAAATTGTTGCCGTGGCATACTCTAAAAATGCTGATGTATTAATTACTGTTGATAATGGTATCTCTTCGATTGAAGGCGTGGCTGCAGCCAAGTTATTGGGGATGACCGTTGTCGTGACAGATCATCACTTGCCCGGTAATACCTTGCCTAACGCTGATGTTATTGTAAATCCAAACCAGCCAGGGTGTCAGTTTGCCAGTAAGTCTATTGCTGGTGTTGGGGTGGCATTTTATCTTATGTCAGCACTGCGCGCCGAATTAAGGCAACGTAATTGGTATCAACTACAACACATTGTAGAGCCTAATCTCGGCTCATTATTGGATATTGTCGCTCTAGGGACGGTTGCTGATGTGGTGTCGCTAGACACTAATAATCGTATTTTAGTTAATGCAGGTTTACAGCGTGTTAGAAGTGGTCGTTGTCGTGTCGGTATTACTACTTTACTTGAAGTGGCAAAACGTAGCCCTGAAAAGATGGTTGCCGCCGATTTTGGATTCGCGGTGGGCCCCAGATTAAATGCTGCTGGTCGTTTGGATGAAATGGCTTTAGGGGTTGAGATCTTACTGTGTGAAGACATCATGCTTGCAAGAAGAATGGCTGCCGAATTAGATGGCTTGAACCAAGAGCGCCGTGAACTTGAAACGGGTATGCAGCAAGAGGCATTAAAGAGTCTATCGAAAGTATCACTAAATGAGGATCATTTACCTTGGGGGATTGCTATCTTTCAGGATGATTGGCATCAAGGGGTGATTGGTATTTTGGCCTCACGGATTAAGGATCGCTATCATCGGCCGGTTATTGCTTTTGCTGATGCCGGTGATGGGACGATTAAAGGCTCGGCTCGTTCAATTAAAGGCTTGCACATGCGCGATGTGCTCGAGCGTATCAATAGCCTCTATCCAGGGATGATAACTAAATTTGGCGGCCATGCGATGGCGGCAGGACTCTCGTTAAAAGCTGATGTGTTTGAACTCTTTACCCAAGCCTTTGATGATGCCGTGAGGGAGGTATTAGATTATGAGCAACTCACAGGAGAGCTTCTGTCTGATGGTGAGTTACCGAGTGATTTAATGACGCTCGATATGGCCTTTTTATTACGTAATGCTGGGCCTTGGGGGCAGTCATTTGAAGAGCCGCTATTTGATGGCATGTTTAATGTTGTCCAGCAGCGTATCGTCGGCGAGAAACATTTAAAGCTATTATTAGAGACGCAGTGTGGCAGCACTATGTTAGATGCAATTGCCTTTAATGTGGACTTAGCCATATGGCCAGATGCAACGATTAAACATGCTCGCGTGGTTTATAAGCTTGATGTGAATGAGTTTAGAGGTAACCAAACCGTGCAGTTAATGGTGGATTACATTGAACCCTTGTGA
- the pssA gene encoding CDP-diacylglycerol--serine O-phosphatidyltransferase codes for MQNSPNHPVKNKGIYLLPNLFTTAGLFSGFYAVISSMNGHFESAAIAIFIAMICDGLDGRVARLTNTQSDFGAEYDSLADMVSFGMAPAILVYNWALQDLGKIGWLAAFIYCACAALRLARFNTQVGVADKRFFQGLASPAAAALIAGSIWSGSEYKLDPTDINYLAALITTMTGLLMVSNFRYHSFKEVDWRGKVNFVVMLLLVGVFVIISVEPAIILCLGFYIYALSGPVITINTIKKLKVAHMVGDEPIAPDLQQTPIPDSSNDITHADGNSHNANKKSET; via the coding sequence ATGCAAAATTCACCCAATCACCCAGTAAAAAATAAAGGTATTTACTTATTACCTAACTTATTTACCACAGCTGGATTGTTTTCCGGTTTCTATGCTGTCATTTCATCTATGAATGGTCACTTCGAGTCTGCTGCTATTGCTATCTTTATTGCCATGATTTGTGACGGACTTGATGGCAGGGTTGCTAGGCTAACAAATACTCAAAGTGATTTTGGTGCTGAATATGATAGCTTGGCCGATATGGTCTCATTTGGCATGGCTCCAGCTATTCTTGTCTACAACTGGGCTTTACAGGATTTAGGTAAAATAGGTTGGTTAGCGGCATTTATCTATTGTGCATGCGCAGCATTAAGATTAGCTCGATTTAATACTCAGGTTGGTGTTGCTGACAAACGATTTTTTCAAGGCCTTGCCAGTCCAGCTGCTGCGGCATTAATTGCTGGCAGTATTTGGAGTGGATCCGAATATAAGCTCGATCCTACAGACATAAATTATCTCGCGGCGTTAATAACGACAATGACTGGACTGCTCATGGTCAGTAATTTTCGCTATCACTCGTTTAAGGAAGTTGATTGGCGAGGAAAAGTGAATTTTGTCGTGATGTTATTGCTGGTGGGGGTATTTGTCATTATCTCTGTTGAACCTGCTATTATCCTTTGCCTTGGTTTCTATATATATGCACTATCTGGTCCTGTGATTACTATTAACACCATAAAGAAGTTAAAAGTAGCGCACATGGTTGGTGATGAGCCGATCGCACCAGACCTACAACAAACCCCAATTCCAGATTCGTCAAATGACATCACTCACGCAGATGGTAATAGCCATAATGCAAATAAGAAAAGTGAAACTTAA
- the dsbC gene encoding bifunctional protein-disulfide isomerase/oxidoreductase DsbC, with translation MKLTKTLALVASLVIAPIVSAAPATDVSNESALKQKLTDTLGVNVSLIQQSPIDGLYQVLTDRGVLYVTKDGAKLFHGNLYDIDKGMKNLTEAALAGPRIELLKPFEDEMLVYKAKNEKHVVTVFTDVDCGYCRKLHSQMQGYNDLGITIRYLAYPRAGIPSANADEMQAVWCAKDPLKAMSEAKSGGKVTAASCDIDIAAQYKLGTSFGINGTPALILENGVMVPGYQAPADLLRTIEANL, from the coding sequence ATGAAGTTAACCAAAACATTAGCCCTTGTTGCCAGCCTTGTTATTGCTCCTATTGTGTCAGCTGCACCTGCGACTGATGTCTCAAATGAATCTGCATTAAAGCAAAAGCTTACAGATACCTTGGGTGTCAACGTGTCGTTAATTCAACAATCTCCAATTGATGGTTTATATCAAGTACTAACCGATCGTGGAGTGTTATACGTAACCAAAGATGGCGCTAAGCTGTTTCATGGCAATCTGTATGATATCGACAAAGGGATGAAAAATTTAACCGAGGCTGCATTGGCCGGTCCTCGTATCGAACTGTTGAAACCATTTGAAGATGAGATGTTGGTTTATAAAGCTAAAAATGAGAAACACGTTGTCACTGTGTTTACTGATGTCGATTGTGGTTATTGCCGTAAGCTACACAGTCAGATGCAAGGCTATAATGATTTAGGTATTACCATTCGCTATTTAGCATATCCTCGTGCGGGTATTCCTTCTGCTAATGCTGATGAGATGCAAGCGGTATGGTGTGCTAAAGATCCTCTCAAAGCGATGTCAGAAGCAAAGTCAGGTGGTAAGGTCACTGCCGCGAGTTGTGATATCGATATCGCTGCCCAGTATAAGTTAGGCACATCTTTTGGTATTAACGGTACTCCTGCGTTGATTTTAGAAAATGGTGTTATGGTGCCGGGTTATCAAGCGCCAGCTGACTTATTACGTACGATAGAAGCAAACTTATAA
- the rluD gene encoding 23S rRNA pseudouridine(1911/1915/1917) synthase RluD, whose protein sequence is MTQEINLKSEITATQTGLRLDQALAGLFPDYSRTRIKEWILSGAITVDGITVDKPREKVFETQLIEVTATLEEEVRAQAQKIDLDIIYEDDHIIVVNKQAGLVVHPGAGNADGTLMNALLHHCPSIELVPRAGIVHRLDKDTTGLMVVAKTVEAQTHLVAALQARDIVREYEAIVLGTMTAGGTVDEPIERHATRRTQMAVIHGGRPSVTHYRVAEKFRAHTRLRLRLESGRTHQIRVHMAHIGHELVGDPVYGGRPRPPKSASPEFFELLKGFKRQALHAVRLELAHPFTCEIMTWHAPIPDDMVELTKALRVDTELNPIVYL, encoded by the coding sequence ATGACACAAGAGATTAATCTAAAAAGCGAGATAACAGCAACACAAACTGGTCTGAGATTAGACCAAGCATTAGCTGGTTTGTTCCCTGACTACTCGCGCACACGCATCAAGGAATGGATCCTATCTGGTGCAATTACTGTTGACGGTATCACAGTCGACAAGCCACGGGAAAAGGTTTTCGAAACTCAACTGATTGAAGTGACCGCCACTCTTGAAGAAGAAGTGCGTGCACAAGCGCAAAAAATCGATCTCGATATTATTTATGAAGATGATCATATTATCGTGGTTAATAAGCAAGCTGGTTTAGTTGTGCATCCTGGTGCGGGCAATGCCGACGGCACATTGATGAATGCACTGTTGCATCATTGTCCTAGTATCGAGCTCGTTCCACGCGCTGGTATCGTGCACCGTTTAGATAAAGACACCACTGGGCTAATGGTTGTAGCCAAAACGGTTGAAGCGCAAACGCATTTAGTTGCCGCATTACAAGCTCGCGATATTGTTCGTGAATACGAAGCGATTGTATTGGGCACTATGACTGCTGGTGGCACGGTTGATGAACCTATCGAGCGTCATGCTACTCGACGTACTCAAATGGCAGTGATCCATGGTGGTCGCCCATCGGTGACTCATTACCGTGTGGCTGAAAAATTCCGTGCTCATACTCGTTTACGTTTACGTTTGGAATCTGGTCGTACACATCAAATTCGTGTTCATATGGCGCATATTGGTCATGAGTTAGTTGGCGATCCTGTTTATGGTGGCCGTCCTCGCCCACCTAAGTCAGCTAGCCCTGAGTTTTTTGAATTACTCAAAGGTTTTAAGCGTCAAGCTTTACACGCGGTGCGTTTAGAACTTGCTCATCCGTTTACCTGTGAAATCATGACTTGGCATGCGCCTATTCCTGATGACATGGTTGAGCTGACAAAAGCACTACGAGTTGACACTGAGCTTAACCCGATAGTTTATTTATAA
- the xerD gene encoding site-specific tyrosine recombinase XerD, translating to MAKPAYQPDPLINQFLDDLWSTKGLSDNTLVSYRTDLQHLDRYVSAQGIHLLDVDQAQLRDYLAMRFDKQFAKSSTARLLSSLRRFYAYLLVKQKISQDPTALIKSPKLARQLPDTLSEAQIDSLLSEPNTDEPIEHRDKAMLELLYATGLRVTELVSLTMEQISLRQGLVRVMGKGGKERLVPLGELAISAVEQYIKFARAELLSMKQSDVLFPSRRGQMMTRQTFWHRVKLYAARAGISCHISPHTLRHAFATHLLNHGADLRVVQLLLGHSDLSTTQIYTHVAKVRLQQLHSQHHPRG from the coding sequence TTGGCCAAACCTGCTTATCAACCGGATCCATTAATTAACCAGTTTCTTGATGATCTATGGTCAACCAAGGGGTTAAGTGACAATACTTTGGTGTCCTATCGTACTGATTTACAACATTTGGATCGTTATGTATCGGCTCAAGGGATCCATTTACTCGATGTTGACCAAGCCCAATTACGCGACTATCTTGCTATGCGCTTTGATAAACAATTTGCCAAAAGCAGTACCGCTAGATTGCTTAGCAGTTTACGGCGTTTTTATGCTTACTTATTAGTGAAGCAAAAAATTAGCCAAGATCCGACCGCATTAATTAAGTCGCCAAAACTCGCGCGTCAACTACCTGATACCTTGTCGGAGGCACAAATTGACAGCTTATTATCTGAGCCGAATACCGATGAGCCTATTGAGCATCGTGATAAAGCCATGTTGGAACTCTTATATGCCACCGGCTTGCGTGTAACCGAGTTGGTCAGTTTAACCATGGAGCAAATTAGTTTGCGCCAAGGCTTGGTCAGGGTGATGGGTAAAGGCGGCAAAGAGCGCTTAGTTCCTTTAGGTGAGTTGGCTATTTCAGCCGTTGAGCAGTACATCAAGTTTGCTCGTGCTGAGTTATTAAGTATGAAGCAGTCTGATGTATTATTTCCATCACGACGAGGGCAAATGATGACACGGCAAACCTTTTGGCATCGGGTTAAGTTGTATGCTGCAAGGGCGGGGATTAGCTGTCATATATCACCGCATACGTTACGTCATGCTTTTGCTACTCATTTATTGAATCACGGTGCAGATCTTCGAGTTGTTCAACTTTTATTGGGACATAGTGATTTATCCACCACGCAAATATATACTCATGTAGCGAAAGTGCGTTTACAGCAATTGCATAGCCAGCATCATCCGCGCGGTTGA